Below is a window of Salinibacter grassmerensis DNA.
AGCTGCGCCACCTGGAGCGCCGATTGTCTGTCTTGCTCGATGACCTAGACGATTCTCCGTCCGAGGCTTCGGACGGCCAGCGACACCCTCAGGGGATCTCTGAGCAGACGCCCGCCGCCGAGTCCCATTCCGCCTCCTCTCAGGACTGATTCCTCCCTCCACACGCTTCGTTCACAACTCATTTTTCCACGCCATGACGACTGAACACGACACCCCCGATTCCGAAAACCTACAGGACGAACTCACCGAGCGCGGCCGCGAGGTGTGGCTGGCCGGCCTCGGGGCCCTGGCCACAGTTGAGGAAGAAGGCACCAAGCTCTTCAATCGGCTCGTGGACCGGGGACAGGATTTTGAGGAGGACCGCCAGGCCAAGCTCGAAGAGGCGACCGAGAAGGTCCGCGAGCAGAGCGATGAGGCCCTCGCCCAACTCGAAGAGGCCGGCGAGGAAACACAGTCGATGCTCGCCGACTCTGTGAAGGCCGCCCTGGAGCGCTTTGGCGTTCCTACTCAAACGGAAGTCGATGACCTGGCAGACAAGGTGGATCACCTGTCCACACAGGTCGAGGAGCTTGCCAATCATCTCGCGGAGGACGAAGAGCCGTCCCCGGATCAGTCGTAGATCCGCTCATCGTCTGGTCTCGACCCTGCATTCTCGGGGGAAAGGGGCCCCTCCGCAGGGGGCTCCTCTCCTTCGACTAGTGCCTGGACGTGTTCGATGCTCTTTCGGAACCGCTTCCGTAAAGTGCAAGACGGCGGACCGGACCGTTTTTCCATCACCCACTCTGCCCGATGCCTTCATCCACTACCGGTTCCAGCACAGTTGGCCTCGCCTGTGCGGGCGGGGTCATTGAAGGTGCGCTCTACGAAATTGGGGCGCTGTGTGCCCTCGACGAAGCAATTGAGGGACGTCGCCTGCACGATCTAGACGTCTATGTCGGAGTGAGTTCAGGCAGTTTGATTGGGAGTATGCTGGCCAGCAACGTCTCTGCACGTGAGCTCAGCCGAGCCGTCGTCTCCGAGTCCACAGATCCGAGCCTCAACCTGGAGCCAGAAGCGCTCTTCCGTCCGGCCGTAGGCGAATACGCGGGCCGACTGAGGCGTCTTCCCGGGGCGTTCTTCTCTTCTCTACGGCACTACCTTCTCCATCCCGGTGACCTGTCTCTGCTCGGGCTTCTCGCGACGTTTGGGTCCCTGGTTCCCACGGGTCTTTTTACCAATGCCTCTCTCGAACGCTTCCTCGCCGAGGCCCTCTCTACCGGCGGACGCACCAACGACTTCCGTCGGCTGCAGCGAAAGCTGTACGTGGTGGCCATGAATCTCGACTCCGCCGACGTCACGGTCTTTGGCGAATCCGGCCACGACCATGTGCCCATCTCATCGGCCATCCAGGCGTCCACTGCACTTCCTGGCCTGTACACCCCCGTCGAAATCGACGGCCAGCACTACATTGACGGGGTGGCCCGCCGTACCGTGCACGCCAGTGTGGGGCTGGATGCCGGTGCCGATCTTCTTTTCTGTATCAACCCCATCGTGCCGATCAACATCCAGCTGAAGCAACATGCCGAGCGGTTGCTCGACCGCCGGACAAACGGTCAAGGAGCAACCCTCGCCGACCGCGGCCTTCCGACAGTATTGTCCCAGACGTTTCGGGCCATCGTGGACTCCCGCAAGCAGACCGGTTTCAAGAAGTACGAGCACACTCACCCCGACGCGGATCTCATTTTAATTGAGCCGGAATGCGACGACACGCACCTCTTCTTCTCCAACATCTTCAGCTTCAGGAATCGGCACGACATCTGCGAACACGCCTACCAGGCCACTCGCCGTCACCTGCGCTCCCGCGCGGACGAGCTCCAGCCCATTTTGGAGCGGCACGGTCTGTGGCTGCGACGCGACGTGCTCGACGCCCCGCACTCCCTCTATGACACCGGTCTTTCTAGACGCAGCCGCGAATCTCAGCGCGCCGAGTCTTCGATGACAGAGGTGCTCCGCGAGGCCGGCGAGACTCTCGACCGCCTCGATATTCTGCTCAACCGTCTGCACGACCGCGCAGAACCGCTCAACCGGCCGCCTTCGGAGCGTTCGTGAGCCCGACCTACCGGGCCCACACTGCTAGGCCCGTCCCGAGCACGAATAGGGGAATCGACAGCCACAGCGGGCCGCTCTGCACCACGGAAATCACCCCTCCGATAATGCAGGCACCGCCGATGACGCTGCTTCGAATCCCGGACAGGGGGTCACTCGTGGGCTGATCAGTCAGCGACTCCTCAAGGCGCGCCACCCCAGACGTCAGCAGCTGGGGTAGCTTCAGGGCCACGTCCACCAGTTCGGGGGCATTGCTTAACATCTCCGATCCCAGCGTCAGGGGGTTGAACCGCTCGCGGAAGATCCGTTGCACGTGGCGCCGCGACACCGACACCACGTCGAGATCCGGATCGAGGGTCCGGCCCACCCCCTCAAAGGTGACGAGGGCCTTCACCATGAGCGTCATCTCCACCGGAAAGAAGATTCGGTACTGTCCCCCTAGACTCAGCGACTGAAGGATCACCTGCGCGAGGCTGATCGAGCCTTGCTTGCTCCGCATCAGAAAGTGGCGGGCCATGTCCGAGACGGCCCGCCGAAATCCCTGCGGATCGCCTCCTTCTCCCACCCGCGCCATGTCGAGGAGGTAGCGGGCCGCATTTTCCACGTCCCCCCGTACCAGGGCGTAGTAGTAGTACAGCATGCGCCGCCGGATGTCGGCTCGGAAACGCCCGACCATCCCGAGGTCAATGAAGCCAATCTGGAGGTCCTCAGGGCGGTCTCCGGGCAGGATTTTCAGGTTGCCCGCGTGCAGATCGGCGTGAAAGAAGCCGTCCTTGTACAGCATCCGGATAACGGCGGAGGCGCCGAGGTCGATCACACGCTGCCGCTCGGCCTCGCTCAGTTCACGGACGGCCTGTGGTCCGGGACGGATGCCACCCAGATACTCCATCGTGAGCACATCGCTCGTGCTCAGTTCACGATGGACCTCCGGGAAGACCACTCCTGGGGCGTCCTGAAAGTTCGCGGCGAAGATCTCGGCGTGGTCGGCCTCGTAGTCGAAGTCAATCTCTCGCTTCGTGTAGGCCCCAAACTCTTCGATAATCTGTTTCGGCTGGTAGCGGGGCAGCAGCCACTGCAGAAACACCCCGAAAAACTCGAGGAGCTTCAGGTCGGACGTCACAACATCCCGGATGCCGGGCTTAATGACTTTCACGACGACATCCCGCCCGTCGTGCGTCGTGGCACGGTGCACCTGTGCAATGGACGCGGCGGCCAGCGGCTCCGGGTCGATCGACCGAAAGAGAGACTCTACAGGGTCTTCCAGCTCCCGCTCAATAATTGCCTTCACCTGCGCGAAGGGGATGGGCGGCAGGTGGTCCATCAAGCTATCGAGTTCCTCCGTGATCACTTCCGGAAGCAAATCCTCCCGGATGGCCATGATCTGTCCCAGTTTGGTAAACGTAGGACCAAGGATTTCCAAACGACGTCGCAGCTGCTCCGGAAAGGGACGATCCCGAAGGTCGCTGCGGACAAAAGGCTTCAGGATGCCCGCCAACATGCGCTTTCCCAACGACCGCATGCCCATCTTCTGTACGCGCGGCAAGGACCCGACGTAGGCGATGTGCCCTCCCATTAGCAATCCCGCCACATGCCGCCACACTGTAAAGAAACGCCAGAAGGCCCCTCGATAAGGCGCCAGCGGGTCAAAGTCCGTGAGGGGCGAGGACTGTGTACTGCCGTTTGGTGACGGGGGCACACTCATGTTGTCGGGAACGGAGGACTCCTTCCCCGCCGAAGACTCACCAGGGTCTTCGGCGGAAGCCTCCGCACGTCCCACGGCAGACCGGTCTTCTCCACTCGGGGCTACCTGTCCAGATGAAGAGCCCGATGGGGATCCGTTAGTGCGTTCCATGCCGGAAACTCAACTCGTAAGGAGGAAAACCTGCCCTAAGGCATATGAATGCTCCCGCTGTACAACGCGTAATGGCAACACTCCAAAATGGTTGGTTGCCAGACGCTACAGGGCCGACGTTCCTGACCGACCAGTAACCTCAAAAAAAAAGGGACGCCGTTGCAGCTGCAACGGCGTCCCTAGAGGGGAATCCTGGCAACGTCCTACTCTACCGGCCGAGGGCCAGTACCATCGGCGCTGCGGGACTTAACTTCTCTGTTCGAAATGGGAAGAGGTGTTGCCCCCACGCTATAATCACCAGGAAACTCAGTGCTGGTGCGTTCACCAGCGAATGTCTGACATAGTGGTAGATCTTATCGCACTCCCGATTGGAATCGGGATGCAAGCGTTGCGTTGTGCCCCCATGATGGCATGTGCAAAATAGGGGTGTTAAGCCTTATGGATAATTAGTACGGCTCGGCTGAGCGTATTGCTACGCTTACACCTGCCGCCTATCTACGTCCTCGTCTCGAACGATCCATTGGGAAGACCCAGTCTTGCGGAGGGCTTGGCGCTTAGATGCTTTCAGCGCTTATCCCTGCCGGACATAGCTACCCAGCGATGCGCCTGACGGCACAACTGGTACACTAGCGGTCCGTCCACTTCGGTCCTCTCGTACTAGAAGCAGATCCGCTCAAGTCTTCGACGCCCTCAGTAGATAGGGACCGACCTGTCTCACGACGGTCTGAACCCAGCTCGCGTGCCGCTTTAATGGGCGAACAGCCCAACCCTTGGGACCTTCTCCAGCCCCAGGATGCGACGAGCCGACATCGAGGTGCCAAACCTCCGCGTCGATATGAACTCTTGGCGGAGATAAGCCTGTTATCCCTGGCGTACCTTTTATTCTTTGAGCGACGACC
It encodes the following:
- a CDS encoding phasin family protein produces the protein MTTEHDTPDSENLQDELTERGREVWLAGLGALATVEEEGTKLFNRLVDRGQDFEEDRQAKLEEATEKVREQSDEALAQLEEAGEETQSMLADSVKAALERFGVPTQTEVDDLADKVDHLSTQVEELANHLAEDEEPSPDQS
- a CDS encoding patatin-like phospholipase family protein — encoded protein: MPSSTTGSSTVGLACAGGVIEGALYEIGALCALDEAIEGRRLHDLDVYVGVSSGSLIGSMLASNVSARELSRAVVSESTDPSLNLEPEALFRPAVGEYAGRLRRLPGAFFSSLRHYLLHPGDLSLLGLLATFGSLVPTGLFTNASLERFLAEALSTGGRTNDFRRLQRKLYVVAMNLDSADVTVFGESGHDHVPISSAIQASTALPGLYTPVEIDGQHYIDGVARRTVHASVGLDAGADLLFCINPIVPINIQLKQHAERLLDRRTNGQGATLADRGLPTVLSQTFRAIVDSRKQTGFKKYEHTHPDADLILIEPECDDTHLFFSNIFSFRNRHDICEHAYQATRRHLRSRADELQPILERHGLWLRRDVLDAPHSLYDTGLSRRSRESQRAESSMTEVLREAGETLDRLDILLNRLHDRAEPLNRPPSERS
- a CDS encoding ABC1 kinase family protein; protein product: MERTNGSPSGSSSGQVAPSGEDRSAVGRAEASAEDPGESSAGKESSVPDNMSVPPSPNGSTQSSPLTDFDPLAPYRGAFWRFFTVWRHVAGLLMGGHIAYVGSLPRVQKMGMRSLGKRMLAGILKPFVRSDLRDRPFPEQLRRRLEILGPTFTKLGQIMAIREDLLPEVITEELDSLMDHLPPIPFAQVKAIIERELEDPVESLFRSIDPEPLAAASIAQVHRATTHDGRDVVVKVIKPGIRDVVTSDLKLLEFFGVFLQWLLPRYQPKQIIEEFGAYTKREIDFDYEADHAEIFAANFQDAPGVVFPEVHRELSTSDVLTMEYLGGIRPGPQAVRELSEAERQRVIDLGASAVIRMLYKDGFFHADLHAGNLKILPGDRPEDLQIGFIDLGMVGRFRADIRRRMLYYYYALVRGDVENAARYLLDMARVGEGGDPQGFRRAVSDMARHFLMRSKQGSISLAQVILQSLSLGGQYRIFFPVEMTLMVKALVTFEGVGRTLDPDLDVVSVSRRHVQRIFRERFNPLTLGSEMLSNAPELVDVALKLPQLLTSGVARLEESLTDQPTSDPLSGIRSSVIGGACIIGGVISVVQSGPLWLSIPLFVLGTGLAVWAR